From Coregonus clupeaformis isolate EN_2021a chromosome 2, ASM2061545v1, whole genome shotgun sequence:
GCATGGACGCCGTCAGGTAGGAAACCGTTTCTGCTGACATTGCACATACTGTAATAAAATATTCAGGTTAACGTTGAGACACATTTATAGTTAAAATGAGAACAATCATGATCCATGTTTTTCACAGACATGCACGGAAGCACTTCAGTCAAGCAGAGGGGGGTCAGCTGGACGAGGTGCGGCAGGTGATGGGCATGCTGGCGTTCCCCTCAGACACCCATATCTCCCCTTATAAGGTAATACCGTAGTAATGCCCTAGCCTGTAGTGTGCATATGCCGTTGTGTATGTTGGAATACTGCAGGCCTGTGATCAGTCTGATTATCTCTTTGTCCATCAACCCTCACAGGATCTCCTGGACCCTGCCCGCTGGAAAATGCTGATCCAACAGTTCAGATACGACAACTACAGATTACATCAGCTGGGCAACAACTCTGTGTTTACCATCACCCTCCAGGCTGGTCTGTCTGCTATCAAAACTCCGTATCTTTTCTGGTCACTGCTCTGTGGTCCTTAGTTTAGCTGTTTCAGCCAGTAACATGTAGTGCTCTTGTCATCTGCTTGTTTTGGTGATGCACATTGTCTCCTTTTGGTTGCGATGGCCAGGTCTCTCTGTAATTACGTATCCAAAACTGCACATCAGACATACATAAAATTCAAGGCTCAATGTGTTCTGCCAAAGACCTCCAGCTGTTAAGTACTGGAATGTAAAGTGAAAGATACAATTTTAGCCCTTAACCTTTCTGCTCCTAGTCAGTGCTATAAGGAGGATGGCACCTCTAAAAACCCTGACTGCCCCGTGTGCAGCAAGTCCCTGAACAAACTGGCCCAGCCCCTGCCCATGGCACACTGTGCCAACTCCCGTCTGGTGTGCAAAATCTCTGGGGAGGTGATGAATGAGAACAACCCACCCATGATGCTGCCCAACGGCTATGTGTACGGATACAATGTGAGTCTCTACATCTCACACATTTTATCTTTGCAATGGAGTAATAATCATTGTTTAAATTCATTATTCATTTTAATCATTTGTCCTTCCTTTCTCCAGTCTCTTCTATCCATTCGTCAAGATGACAAGGTGATCTGCCCCAGAACCAAAGAAGTCTTCAGCTTCTCCCAAGCTGAGAAGGTGTACATCATGTGATGTGATGGATACACCTGCTCTACTATGACCAGCTGGTCCAGTCTGAGTGCAGTGGATCCCCCAGCAGAACCTCTAGCCCCAATGGCAATGCTCCACCATGTGACTGAGCCGAAATCACCCCACAGCCCACCTACCGACCTCTCGTCCTCGACCTGCCAAACCTGCCTCCCACTATGGAGAATAGTCCCAAATCACCTTGGGCAGATTTGTGAAACTGGACTAATTAATTAAGACTTTTGTTTTTAAAGTGTTGATGTTTTGACTTTTATTTTAACCTAGAGTCCAACCGGTAGTGTGGTGCGTTATAACTCTGTATTGCTCCAATAACATAACAGGAGTTTCTGCCTTTTACCTTAGTTAAACCAGACTTACTTCAGACTTACAGGCTGACCACATAGGTATTTGCTACATAATGGCACTAATTTCATGATGCGCACAATTTACATCATTTCTATGTAGCCATGTTGGGGGGAGGGCAATAAATAGAAATTCTTTGAAATTGGTCATGTTGTGTTTGTCCCCCCCTGTGAAATCTGTGATTGCAGATCTGGGACCATACACTCGATCTTGTAAATACTAGAGAATTGATCATTTGTGTACAGATTCAGGTCTCTCAAAATGTTAATGAGAAACATTTTATGAACTCCATAGACCTTCCACTGATCAGACATGAACAAGCACACTGTTGTTGCTTGGGGTATGTCATGGCAACCTTGCACACAGACCTACAGTATACTCTATACACTTTTGTGTATCATAGTGGATTTGTGTCTTGCAAGGGAACATGCCAGGTCTTCTCACCACCTGAAGAAGACATTGACAAATGGTCTAATATAGTAGAGCTTACAAAAGACTTACCTTTTTCCAGTGTTTTGTATTAACCAGTGGTCTTCATAGTTTGTGTGTGAAGATTGGAGATGCATTATCTTTTCCCCACCAACAAATGGATGGGTTAATTCATCACTACTTTTTATATTGATTTAGTTATACAACTCTGATATAGTCAATTCAAAATACTCAATTATTCTATCTTTTAATTTCATGTTTTTCAACGATTAACATTGTGCATTGTAATTAAAGAGGATAATTATGATATTTTTTTGCTCTTCATTTTTTATGATCTAGTGCTGATTTTAAGACATTTTGTATGACTAACACAAATTGCTGCAGATTTCACAAGGGGCTACAGTTGGTCCAAGTTGTTCCTTGAGATTACCACGGGTAATCTTACCATATGATTCAGTACCTACCATCTATCCCACTTTTTCTTCATCTTGGCTGGTTGCTTCTGAACTGTTTAGTATTGTTATTGTCGAGAGACCGTTTAGAAACTGAGCATGCATGTTTATATTGGTAGGATAGATTGATTGTTCATGACCGATTGCTGATAAAAGATAACTACAATTGGttcctgtctttctttctctccatccaaCACATCTCCATAAACGTTGGTGTGCTGCGTTATCAGACTGAATATGATAGTGAGTGATGAATACGCGGATTGGTCCATGGCATATCTGTAGTCTGAGAATGGAACACTGACATTGATTTTCCTTATAGTATTAATATTCCTACTATTAAAGAATGGTTGTTTATGACAATTGGGTTGACATTAGCATATGTTTAAGGAACCACATGGAAACTTAAAACGTCAACGGGTTGAACCATTGACAGTAATAGACTAAGGGTTGAACATGAACACTTCCTGAAACAGGGCCACGTTCAGTTGCCAAAACGTTCTCGAACGtcgcagatagaaatgccataaTTAGAGTACCTGATTTCTTGTCTAtgtcagaggcatgtttgttctacataacatctatctgaacgttccaaaacgtgttacagagtttctaaacacggaggcgcaacatcgcgagacATCCGGGAACGGTTGCGAAACAGACCAAGCCAGAGTTCGGGGTTTCAGAAATCAATGATAGAAGTGGAAAATTCTTCCTTAATTGTCAATTTTCTCTTAATCTAAAGGCAAAACCTAGATTCGAGACATTGTCGTAAGTAGTTGAACATTGTATTACTCCAACCACATGAAAGTGACAAACTTTTGAGTTGACGgtttgcacatgcgcagttcggcgcgagacgaccgttagacccgattACGTGTTACTACGCATGAGTTTCACATCGCCTACAAATTTGATCGGGGATTTCTAGTGGAGAATCAGTTTCTGCCTGCCTTCATACCAAAGAtctttttataactaaaccattGGTTTCTAATGGGAACAAACGAGTCATAGTGGGctgaacaagcaaggaggtgggcagagccaagcacgagctagcgatcCTATTGGCGCATTCTAGCAgacatctgcatatttccgttagggaacgcctcctcgTAAAGGGCGCGtctgcaataactcaattcgcctttgcactcctaaACTTTTGCAAAGAGTAAAGTCTACAAAATGTACTACcacatttggtagtgagtggaaccgctaagcggatgcttcacatttatacatccggtcaaatatctgtctcattgttctatcgtgtgttcatactgtactgtatttggGTGTGTCCTGCTTCTTTTCTTCAATGAGATTTtatggcggttggcatccaatatgttgcattttaccgccaccaactggactggtgTATAAATCAATTATACTTTGTGACACAAAATGAGGAAGAAATGTACCCTAATAAAAAATCTACCACCCTATTCCACTAATATTAACCCGTTATGGTCCTACACCaggccaacggcctgggaggaccgGACACCACCACTCAAAACACCCTGTAacttctgaagtcaaatgtcgTACACCCAAGTACtcctctgcagctgccaccacaatgtaagagcgacttacaaattcgtgcattcaatttaggatagccagggggacaaccaccctttttttaatggggggtaataacgattactgttatactattccaggtattccttaaagaggtagggtttcaagtgtctccggaaggtggtcattgactccgctgtcgtgggggagcttgttccaccattggggtgccagagcagcgaatagcgttgagtgggctgagcgggaactgtgcttccgtagaggtaggggactagcaggccagaggtggatgaacgtagtgccctcgtttgggtgtagggtctgatcagagcctggaggtaaggaggtgccgttcctctcacagctccgtaggcaagcaccatggttttgtagtagataaccattgctatgaacgccaAGAAGACAACCTGAAGCATATATCTATCATGGTCTATCCCGCTGTGCTGGAACAGATCTACtattcacagggatcctctcaggatatTGTGCCCTGCTGAACGCGTAGAAATTCCTGACCGGAAGTCACTGTGTTTTGTTTGAAGAAGCTGATTGGATAAGGCCGGGCGACGCATGCTCAGCATGACAGGCACTCAggaggagctagctagctagaagacCGGACACTGTAGGAGCCAGCAATGTCTTTCATAAGCTCACAATTATGAATTATGATTAAATACAATTTTCGTGCATTCTTCATAAAATATTTGGAAAGGAAATCTATGTGGACGTACTGTACTGGAGTTAGTATGTGTCTCGCTCGTGAAGTGGTCTTTGTTTACATATTTGCTAGCTAGCATATAGCTCGTTTTTTATCTAGCCTCTTTAAATGTCATTAGCTACCACTTTAATTCAAGTATACTCAGGGGTGTCACTGTTAGCTACATTGCTTCTGGTTTGTTTTGACATTTGTGCTAACTTGCCTACTACCGTTACTATTCGTGGTTTCTCTCCCAGCGCTTCAGGTAAAAGGATGGACCACGCACAACGAGACAAGTTGTCAGAGCTCGTGGAAGAGTTGACCACATCTGGGGAACCACAACTAAATCCAAATAAACTGAAGGAAGTGAAAAAGATATGCAAGTATGACGTTTTTTCCTATAGCTAATTTACTTATTCCGGCTTCAGCTTTACATACAAATGAGTACAATTTAATTCTGTCAAACACAACTTCTCCTCTGACAGAGTTTCCAACGACTACATTGAGCACTTCTACCACCTGGTCATGACGCAGCTGGCCAAGGAGCATGCCGAGATTCGCCTGTCAGCCTTCCAGATGGTCAGTGAGCTCTTCACCCGCTCACACCACTTCAGGGTCCTGCTGGTGGACAACTTCCAGGAGTTTCTGGACCTGACAGTGGAGACGGACTCAGATGAGCCTCTGCCACCACCCAAAGAGGTGGCCCGAAAGCTGAAGACCGTTGCCATCAAAACCGTGCAGGAATGGCAGGCCACTTACGGAGAGGCCTATAAGAAACTGGCCTTGGGCTACCACTTTCTCAAGCAGGTTAAAAAGGTAAGAAGGATGATTACCCTATTAGATCATTTCAAAGGTCACAGTAAAATAAGTAAATGAAGTGCTGTTGTGCAATaatcttgtttgtttgtgttcCTTTCAGGTGGATTTTCATGATGTTCAGGCCAGAACACTAGCTGAAAGGAaacgagaggaggagagacagaaacgACTGGAGAGGATTTATAAAGACAAAGTTGAAAAGGCCACCAAGGAAATGGAAGGTGCACACCTTATATATTATTactattgtttttatttattatcaatataataattatattgataatatatattttttaaatattgtatCACTTCTTACATACACTGGGGGTTCAGGCTTTTCATGCAATGAGTGTAGCTAATGTATAACTTTTCTATGTGTTGTTGCTTCTTCTCAGATGCCTCAGAAGAGATTGAAGAGTGCCTAACAGAGATAAACAACTGCATGAAGTTGCTTCTGCCTGCAGAGTTTGACCTCAGTGACCTAGATACCACAACTCCAGCCAATAATTCAACCGCTTCTGTCTCTTCTGTACCTAATGAGAAGGCTAGCACCTCCAGTGACCTAGACCAACAGCCCTGTTGTAGTAAAGACCTGGAGGTCGAGAGGGAAACCAATAATCCAGAGACAAGTACAGCAACGAAAACCAATGacgagaaggaggaagagaattCTAGTGAAGAAGAGAGTGATATGGAAGAGGTTCTGGATGAAGATGCATTCATACGCAACACAGGACTCATATCTCACAAATACAGCCTGGACCTGAACCTGTCCACAGGTGGGTAGTCACTCACACAGGACAATTACACCTATAGGAACACACATAACCTTTAACCTCTCCACAGGTGGGTAGTCATTCACACAggacagttacacctataggaacCCACATAACGTTTAACCTAATTCTCGAAAGAGTTCTAATCAACATTTCCAAAAGACCACACTGAATAAGACGTGCTGTTTTTAAAAATGTGCCAGACAGGGAAGGACTGTCACCTTTCAGTAGTTTCCCTCAATCCCCACAGATTTAAAGTtaaaggagacagaggagaatgaAGCAGTGGTGAACACCATGAAGGAACTGCACAAACTGCTCAGCACTAAACACCTGCCTGTCGTCCAGTCCTGGGTTCAGGTAGGGCTTCATTAGGATCCAGTAGAACCATTCAAATTCAACTGATGTCACTGttagtgtagactaacagtgaaatgcttacttacgaatccttttccaacaatgcagagttgtTCGCAGttcttgaggcgtcactacagacccgggtttgatcccgggctgtgtcgcagccagccgcgagcgggagggttaggggagggtttggccggccgggatgtccttgtcccatcgttctctagcgactcctgtggcgggccgggcgcatgtgcgctgacacggtcgccagttggacagtgtttcctccggcacattggtACCAGGTCATaaaatggctatatacaggaagtaccaggtaataacattgctatatacagggaatactgggtaataacatggctatatacagggagtacagggtagtaacatggctatatacagggagtaccaggtaataacatggctatatacaggaagtaccaggtaataacatggctatatacagggagtaccagtacctagtcgatgtgcaggggtacgaggtaattgaggtagctatgtacatataggtagggataaattgactaggcaacaggatagataatatacAGTAACATCAGCCTATatggtgaatgtgtgtgtgtggcatcagtatgcatgtgtgtgcatgttatgtgtgtgtgggcatatgtagtgtgtgtgttggggtgtaagtatgtttgagtgtgtgggtagagactagtgtgtgtgtatgtgttggggtgtcagtgtaagtatgtgtgggtcctgttggttccagacttggtgcactggtaccgcttgctgtgcggtagcagagagaacagtctatggcttgggtggctggagtctttgagaaCTTTTTGGCCCTTCTTCTGACACTGCccgatatagaggtcctggatggcagggagctctgcctctgtgatgtactgggctgttctcactgccctctgtagtgccttgcattAGCCTTgaagttgccgtaccaagcagtgatgcagccagtcaagatgttctCAATCATCAAACATGGATAAACCAAAATAATGGTCCTTTAGGACCTGTCTACATGCTCCAGGTCTGCTTGATGATAATGTTGGTTACTTTCTCCTAAGGTTTTCACCAAGGCAGGTGTGCCAGAACCGCTCCTCAGACGTGCCATAGACTTGAAGTCGTCGCTGGATAGAGCTCTGCAGAACCATGGAGACCTGCACATTGACTACAAGGCCAGGAATCGCAGAGTGGTGAGTACAATTAAAACATTATTTAGCAAGAAGGGCAGGTGTCGACAAACATAATAATTTGCAAGACATCCAGATCCCCGTCCTATTTTTCTTTGCTTGCATTCGTCCTTTTTACTGTCCAGTGGTTGATGTGACTTCTCAGCCTGGTTGCAAGTATATATCTTTACCAGCAGAGGGCactatttcacaacatattaccCACGGAGAGGAAGAGGTTTGCCACTTGCCATATAATAATGAGTAGAGGGGTTGACAACTATCATTACGGTACTGTGTTGGACGTATTCAGTGAGCTGATCATTTAGAAAACATCAGTGTGAGGATATCTGAGTGTGGTCTGTATAATCCATAGgtaaaatcattttttaaatatattgcaCTAATGCAGTATGCATCAATTGCTGTGTTTTTAATACAGACATCTTTATCCTCTTCACTTTTACATATTTATGTTCAGATCTTCTCTGAAAACGGTGAAATcccacatgttgttgttgttacagATTTTCTCATTGAACAAAGTGAGCCTTGGCCTCAATACCATTAACACCTCAAGGCAAAAATGTTCAGCACTtctgtaatgtattttattttaaattgttTCAGGGCCTGGAAGTGGAAGAACCACAGTAGTTGTAATGAAAAATGTAATAGTTGGACATTTGTGCGAGGTATGATAGTGGTGTTGAAATGTAACGCATCAGGCTGAGATTAGCACagcgagagaggatggagaggcaTGCTTTAGGTATTAATAGACAGAaccacttctctccctctctggaaTACTACGCATATATAGCAGTTATGAGACTCATCATTATGACACCTGATATCCCTTTTTAACTGggcagggagagcgagagagcgctgCGTTTGAGGGAACGCTGGGAAGTGGTAGTGACAGAGCGTCGTAATGCTACCTGTAAAGGTTTATCACTGTCAGCCAACATTTTCAATACCGTGTGATAAAGCAAGAACTTAAGTCCTTTATCATAATTAGTTTTTCCTTTTTACCCTTAAAAGCATTCCATTACTGTATTCGCTTTATCGGGGCTCTGACAAGGATGTGATTGCTTTTTCGACTCAATAAACCCGTGCTGATTGGGAGTAAAATTGAGAAATCCAAAAAGGTAAAGATGGTAGTTTAGCTGCTTCTCACTCCATTGACATAAAAACATAGACGTGAAGTCAAGGAACAAAGTAATTACCAAAACAACTCAACCCTTAATAGCTTGTAGTTAGTATATTTGTATGGCTTCAGCTTGCAGGCCTACACTACATTCTGCCTCCTCTCAGTTGCATAACATTCGCAGatacatttacagtgccttgcaaaatgattcatcccccttggcgtttttcctattttgttgcattacaacctgtaatttaaattgatttttatttggatttcatgtaatggacatacacaaaatagtccaaattggtgaagtgaaatgaaaaaaattcaaAACAATAGATAacgaaaaagtggtgcgtgcatatgtattcaccccctttgctatgaagcccctaaataagatctggtgcaaccaattaccttcagaagtcacataattagttaaataaagtccacctgtgtgcaatctaagtgtcacatgatctgtcacatgatctcagtatatatacacctgttctgaaaggccccagagtctgcaacaccactaagcaagcggcaccatgaagaccaaggagctctccaaacaggtcagggacaaagttgtggagaagtacagatcagggttgggttataaaaaaatatctgaaactttgaacatcccacggagcaccattaaatccattattaaaaaatggaaagaatatggcaccacaacaaacctgccaagagagggccgcccaccaaaactcacagcccaggcaaggagggcattaatcagagtggcaacaaagagaccaaagataaccctgaaggagctgcaaagctccacagcggagattggagtatctgtccataggaccactttaagccgtacactccacagagctgggctttacggaagagtggccagaaaaaagccattgcttaaagaaaaaaataagcaaacccaTTTGGTGTTcgacaaaaggcatgtgggagactccccaaacatatggaagaaggtactctggtcagatgagattaaaattgagctttttggccatcaaggaaaacgctatgtctggcacaaacccaacccctctcatcaccccgagaacaccatccccacagtgaagcatggtggtggcagcatcatgctgtggggatgtttttcattggcagggactgggaaactggtcagaatttaaggaatgatggatggcactaaatacagggaaattcttgagggaaacctgtttgtcttccagagatttgagactgggacggaggttcaccttccagcaagacgacgaccctaagcatactgctaaagcaacactcaagtggtttaaggggaaacatttaaatgtccagacctcaatccaattgagaatctgtggtatgacttaaagattgctgtacaccagcagaacccatccaacttgaaggagcgggagcagttttgccttgaagagtgggaaaaaatcccagtggctagatgtgccaagcttacagagacataccccaagagacttgcagctgtaattgctgcaaaaggtggctctacaaagtattgactttgggggggtgaatagttatgcacgctcaagttttctgttttttgtgttatttcttgtttgtttcacaataaaacatattttgcatcttcaaagtggtaggcatgttgtgtaaatcaaatgatgcaaacccacaaaaatccattttaattccaggttgtaaggcaacaaaataggaaaaatgccaaggggggtgaatactttcgcaagccactgtatgagaTCCAATCATGGATTTGGATAATTGATGTTA
This genomic window contains:
- the uvssa gene encoding UV-stimulated scaffold protein A yields the protein MDHAQRDKLSELVEELTTSGEPQLNPNKLKEVKKICKVSNDYIEHFYHLVMTQLAKEHAEIRLSAFQMVSELFTRSHHFRVLLVDNFQEFLDLTVETDSDEPLPPPKEVARKLKTVAIKTVQEWQATYGEAYKKLALGYHFLKQVKKVDFHDVQARTLAERKREEERQKRLERIYKDKVEKATKEMEDASEEIEECLTEINNCMKLLLPAEFDLSDLDTTTPANNSTASVSSVPNEKASTSSDLDQQPCCSKDLEVERETNNPETSTATKTNDEKEEENSSEEESDMEEVLDEDAFIRNTGLISHKYSLDLNLSTDLKLKETEENEAVVNTMKELHKLLSTKHLPVVQSWVQVFTKAGVPEPLLRRAIDLKSSLDRALQNHGDLHIDYKARNRRVMKAPEGSDDDDDDFEEVPEKEGFEPHIPDHLREEYGLEPSPSTSVASKKPVQPPVKCPAPGTSHTFSRPRKRATDEEQDPTCAAATLRLFKQRLLPQAPSTSSAAGGHVDPTDQASDPSEERDKAPVIPFGLDLYYWGEEQPTAGKIIKNSSQHQFWVPNEVEEEVENKELAAQMKSRYITFAGRFQPVKHRCKAPMHNGALCERQDRVKCPFHGLIIPRDELGKPTNPEDAVRLEKEEWKRRENQPDWRDPELMRDIELATGEDLGSSKTFGKGKKCKGKGKKKKYPNLSDLKKSVNTSRSRLERKVFNPSSMRRVTDVMNKMDKLKHAKFANQFNYALN